One segment of Pseudomonadota bacterium DNA contains the following:
- a CDS encoding AbrB/MazE/SpoVT family DNA-binding domain-containing protein, with translation MQHTLKISAIGNSFGVILPKEILAKLRVGKGDQVFVTETPNGFAVSRHDEAFAQKMALAEEIMREDRDVLAMLAK, from the coding sequence ATGCAGCACACCCTCAAAATATCCGCCATCGGCAACTCCTTCGGCGTGATTCTGCCTAAAGAAATCCTCGCCAAATTGCGCGTCGGCAAGGGCGATCAGGTGTTTGTCACCGAAACCCCCAACGGCTTTGCCGTCAGCCGCCATGATGAAGCCTTTGCGCAAAAAATGGCCCTCGCCGAAGAAATCATGCGTGAAGACCGCGACGTGCTGGCCATGCTCGCCAAATAA
- the uvrC gene encoding excinuclease ABC subunit UvrC, whose protein sequence is MAFVNELNKPAPRPIATVVGPEALRLALGAIPHQPGIYKMLDAAGKILYVGKAKDLYNRVGSYANITNHNNRILRMVSQVAAVETIVTQNEAEALLVEASTIKRFSPRYNILLKDDKSFPYLRIDTSHAFPRIEKHRGAQNKPGEYFGPFASVGALNDTLALLQKIFLLRPCADTVFKNRTRPCLQYQIKRCSAPCVGYADTAHYAEQLKRARDFLKGRHRDVQEALSVEMDAASAAMEYEKAALLRDRIRALTQVQQEQGLRTTGLADADVIALARRGSKSVAQVYFFRDGSHFGNQSFHPRHEAEASDAEVMAGFLGQFYQSHMPPPEILVSLLPGEAEPNDAAVALYEEAFAMKAGYKVAIRQPQRGDKLTLITNALANAQSALARAEMEQAAVAKNLTAAQALFGLPHVPQRIEVYDNSHISGTNAIGAFIVATPDGFDKRSYRTFTIKNTQTVAGDDYAMMREVFQRRFKGLKKDAGGAEAATAPESSIPDLILIDGGLGQLHAVEQALAAIGVTGLPLVAIAKGEDRNAGREWFHMAGRAAFQLPVGDPLLHYLQRLRDEVHRFAIGTHRNKRSASLTTSALDGIPGIGSTRKRALLQHFGSRADVETASLSELEKVKGISKTTARSIYDYFHG, encoded by the coding sequence ATGGCCTTTGTAAACGAACTCAACAAACCTGCTCCCCGACCTATCGCCACGGTGGTCGGGCCGGAGGCGTTGCGGTTGGCGCTCGGGGCGATTCCGCACCAGCCGGGGATTTACAAAATGCTCGATGCGGCGGGCAAGATTCTCTATGTCGGCAAGGCTAAGGATTTGTACAACCGGGTGGGCAGCTATGCCAACATTACGAACCATAACAACCGCATCCTGCGGATGGTGTCGCAGGTGGCGGCGGTCGAGACGATTGTCACCCAGAACGAGGCGGAGGCGCTGCTGGTTGAGGCCAGCACCATCAAGCGGTTTTCGCCGCGCTATAATATCCTGCTGAAGGACGATAAATCTTTTCCCTATTTGCGTATTGATACCAGCCATGCGTTTCCGCGGATCGAGAAACATCGCGGCGCACAGAACAAGCCGGGGGAGTATTTCGGGCCGTTTGCCAGTGTCGGCGCGCTGAACGATACGCTGGCGCTGCTGCAGAAGATTTTCCTGCTGCGGCCCTGCGCCGATACGGTGTTTAAAAACCGTACCCGCCCCTGTTTGCAATATCAGATCAAGCGCTGCTCGGCACCCTGTGTGGGCTATGCGGATACTGCACATTATGCCGAACAGCTGAAACGCGCGCGGGATTTCCTCAAAGGCCGCCACCGCGATGTGCAGGAAGCGCTCAGCGTGGAGATGGACGCGGCCAGCGCGGCGATGGAATATGAAAAAGCAGCGCTGCTGCGCGACCGTATCCGCGCGCTGACACAGGTGCAGCAGGAGCAGGGCCTGCGCACCACGGGGCTGGCCGATGCGGATGTGATCGCGCTCGCCCGCCGGGGCAGCAAGAGCGTGGCGCAGGTCTATTTCTTCCGTGATGGGTCGCATTTTGGTAACCAGTCCTTCCACCCGCGCCATGAGGCGGAGGCCAGTGATGCGGAGGTGATGGCGGGGTTCCTCGGCCAATTCTACCAGAGCCATATGCCGCCGCCGGAAATTCTGGTGAGCCTGTTGCCCGGTGAAGCGGAGCCGAACGATGCGGCGGTCGCTCTGTATGAAGAAGCTTTTGCGATGAAGGCGGGGTATAAGGTGGCCATCCGCCAGCCGCAGCGGGGGGATAAGTTGACGCTCATCACCAACGCGCTGGCCAATGCGCAAAGCGCGCTGGCGCGGGCCGAGATGGAGCAGGCGGCGGTGGCGAAAAACCTCACCGCGGCGCAGGCGCTGTTCGGGTTGCCGCATGTGCCGCAGCGGATCGAGGTGTATGATAATAGCCATATCAGCGGCACCAACGCGATTGGCGCGTTTATTGTGGCGACGCCTGATGGGTTTGATAAACGCAGCTACCGCACCTTTACCATCAAAAACACCCAGACCGTCGCCGGGGATGATTATGCGATGATGCGTGAAGTGTTCCAGCGGCGATTCAAGGGGTTGAAGAAGGATGCTGGGGGGGCGGAGGCTGCCACCGCGCCGGAATCGTCCATCCCGGACCTGATTCTCATCGACGGCGGTCTCGGCCAGTTGCATGCGGTGGAGCAGGCGCTTGCCGCCATCGGGGTGACGGGGCTGCCGCTGGTGGCGATCGCCAAGGGCGAGGATCGCAATGCCGGGCGGGAATGGTTCCATATGGCCGGGCGGGCGGCGTTCCAGCTGCCGGTGGGCGACCCGCTGCTGCATTACCTGCAACGGCTGCGCGACGAGGTGCACCGCTTCGCCATCGGCACCCACCGCAATAAGCGTTCGGCGAGTTTAACGACCAGCGCGCTCGATGGCATTCCCGGCATCGGCAGCACCCGAAAGCGTGCACTACTTCAACACTTTGGCAGCCGTGCCGATGTCGAAACGGCCAGCCTCAGCGAGCTGGAAAAGGTCAAAGGCATCTCGAAAACGACGGCGCGGAGTATTTACGATTATTTTCATGGGTAG
- a CDS encoding FKBP-type peptidyl-prolyl cis-trans isomerase, with product MIYSATQSPVTVHPQAPLAVSEKTYPVLAETTDMERWKRAIDPDYAARMNCSLDTPRTPTGIAFKVVEDAPGAGDGAACGSPVTVQLTVWNATGGKAYDGPVTLNLGSRDVASGFDYGLLGIKPGGVRTLILPPSAMSRAKATKVDKALLAALPVTKLAVVSVTRLK from the coding sequence GTGATCTATTCCGCGACCCAGTCGCCGGTGACGGTGCATCCGCAGGCGCCGCTGGCGGTGAGCGAGAAAACCTATCCCGTGCTGGCCGAAACGACCGATATGGAGCGCTGGAAGCGGGCGATTGACCCGGACTACGCGGCGCGGATGAATTGCAGCCTTGACACCCCGCGCACGCCCACGGGCATTGCTTTCAAAGTGGTTGAGGATGCGCCCGGTGCGGGCGATGGCGCCGCGTGCGGCAGTCCGGTGACAGTGCAGCTGACGGTGTGGAACGCTACGGGCGGCAAGGCCTATGATGGGCCGGTGACGCTTAACCTTGGTAGCCGCGATGTGGCGTCAGGCTTCGATTATGGGCTGCTGGGCATCAAACCTGGCGGGGTGCGCACGCTGATCCTGCCCCCAAGCGCGATGAGCCGCGCCAAGGCCACCAAAGTGGATAAGGCGCTGCTGGCCGCGCTGCCTGTCACCAAGCTGGCGGTGGTGAGCGTGACGCGGCTGAAGTAG
- a CDS encoding 50S ribosomal protein L25/general stress protein Ctc has translation MKAAIEMKAEARATAGKGAARAARRNGQVPVIVYGNGKGNVSLNVEARALANEYFRGGFMNKIVSLKLDGKDMFAIPRDIQLNPVSDKIEHADFLAVDEKSIVKVWVPIHFTNTEKSAGIKRGGVLNIVAHRVELLAPVNNIPSSIDVDVATLDIGSSVHIGNLELPKGVKAASKRTDITIASINGRQKDEEADVAATGAPVAGAVPSTKSAAAGAAAAAAPAAGGKAAPAAKPAAKK, from the coding sequence ATGAAAGCGGCGATTGAAATGAAGGCAGAAGCACGCGCAACCGCAGGCAAAGGCGCCGCTCGCGCCGCTCGCCGCAACGGCCAGGTGCCGGTGATCGTGTATGGCAACGGCAAGGGCAATGTGAGTCTGAACGTTGAGGCCCGCGCGCTTGCTAACGAATATTTCCGCGGCGGCTTCATGAACAAAATCGTCTCGCTGAAGCTGGATGGCAAAGATATGTTCGCGATCCCACGCGATATCCAGCTCAACCCGGTATCGGATAAGATCGAACACGCGGATTTCCTCGCGGTCGATGAGAAATCCATCGTCAAGGTCTGGGTGCCGATCCATTTCACCAACACCGAGAAATCGGCGGGTATCAAGCGTGGCGGCGTGCTGAACATCGTTGCCCACCGCGTGGAATTGCTGGCGCCGGTCAATAACATCCCGTCCTCGATCGATGTCGATGTGGCAACGCTCGATATCGGTAGCTCGGTGCATATCGGCAATCTGGAACTGCCAAAAGGCGTGAAAGCCGCTTCGAAACGGACTGATATCACGATCGCATCGATCAACGGCCGTCAGAAGGACGAAGAAGCCGATGTCGCTGCAACGGGTGCGCCAGTTGCTGGTGCGGTGCCATCGACCAAGTCGGCTGCTGCGGGTGCAGCAGCTGCTGCAGCGCCTGCTGCAGGTGGCAAAGCCGCTCCGGCCGCGAAACCGGCAGCCAAAAAATAA
- the pth gene encoding aminoacyl-tRNA hydrolase, whose product MWLIAGLGNPGPEYASTRHNIGFMAVDALADRAHFSSKFHGLSASLAIDGEKVILLKPLTYMNHSGRSVQAAMAFYKIAPERLIVMHDELDLPLGKLRIKRGGGANGHNGLKDIDQCIGADYWRIRLGIGHPGDKDRVHDHVLTRFGSEEQPVVEKITAALVKDFALFWQKSPEMLASTVAQALLPPKPKPAPIEID is encoded by the coding sequence ATGTGGTTAATCGCAGGCCTAGGCAATCCCGGGCCCGAATATGCCTCTACGCGCCACAATATCGGATTCATGGCGGTCGACGCCTTGGCGGATCGCGCGCATTTTTCCTCAAAATTTCACGGGTTGAGCGCGTCACTTGCCATTGATGGCGAGAAGGTTATCCTGCTTAAGCCGCTCACCTATATGAATCATTCCGGCCGTAGCGTGCAGGCGGCGATGGCGTTTTACAAAATCGCGCCGGAGCGGCTGATTGTCATGCATGACGAACTCGATTTACCGCTGGGCAAGTTGCGCATCAAGCGCGGCGGCGGCGCCAACGGGCATAACGGGCTCAAGGATATCGACCAGTGCATCGGCGCGGATTACTGGCGCATCCGGCTGGGCATCGGCCATCCGGGCGATAAAGACCGGGTGCATGACCATGTGCTCACCCGCTTTGGCAGCGAGGAACAGCCGGTGGTCGAGAAAATCACCGCGGCGCTGGTCAAGGACTTTGCCCTCTTTTGGCAAAAATCGCCGGAAATGCTTGCATCCACCGTAGCGCAAGCTCTGTTGCCGCCAAAACCGAAACCAGCCCCCATAGAGATCGATTAA
- a CDS encoding ribose-phosphate pyrophosphokinase: MKLIAGNSNQPLAHAMAVYLGMALTQATIRRFSDQEIFVEVQENVRGEDVFLIQSTSAPANDHIMELLITLDALKRASARRVTVVIPYFGYARQDRKPGPRTPITAKLVANLITSAGADRVLTVDLHAGQIQGFFDIPLDHLYARPVIVADIKEQYPDLKNVMVVSPDVGGVVRARSLAGKIGADLAIVDKRRERAGQSEVMNIIGDVSGRDCILFDDIVDTAGTLCNAADALLAQGAKSVSAYVTHGVLSGPAIERVTASKLTSLVVTDSIAATALTKGCKNIRTLSIAPLLAEGIRRISEESSVSSLFD; encoded by the coding sequence ATGAAACTCATCGCCGGAAACAGTAACCAGCCGCTCGCCCACGCCATGGCCGTCTATCTGGGCATGGCGCTGACGCAAGCCACCATCCGCCGTTTTTCCGATCAGGAAATCTTCGTCGAGGTGCAGGAAAATGTGCGCGGCGAGGATGTGTTCCTCATCCAATCCACCAGCGCCCCGGCGAACGATCACATCATGGAGCTGCTCATCACGCTCGATGCGCTCAAGCGCGCCAGCGCCCGCCGCGTCACCGTCGTTATCCCCTATTTCGGCTACGCCCGGCAGGATCGTAAACCCGGCCCGCGCACACCCATCACCGCCAAGCTGGTCGCCAACCTCATCACCTCGGCCGGCGCCGACCGCGTGCTGACCGTCGACCTGCATGCCGGGCAGATCCAGGGCTTCTTCGATATTCCGCTCGACCATCTCTATGCGCGCCCGGTCATCGTCGCCGACATCAAGGAACAATATCCCGACCTCAAAAACGTCATGGTGGTCTCGCCGGATGTGGGCGGCGTCGTGCGCGCCCGGTCGCTTGCCGGTAAAATCGGCGCCGATCTCGCCATTGTCGATAAGCGCCGCGAACGCGCCGGCCAGTCGGAAGTCATGAACATCATCGGTGATGTATCGGGCCGTGATTGCATCCTGTTCGATGATATCGTCGATACCGCCGGCACGCTGTGCAACGCCGCCGATGCGCTGCTGGCGCAAGGCGCCAAATCCGTCTCGGCCTATGTCACCCACGGCGTGCTTTCGGGCCCCGCCATCGAGCGTGTCACCGCCTCCAAACTCACCTCACTGGTCGTCACCGATTCCATCGCCGCGACCGCGCTGACCAAGGGCTGCAAAAACATCCGCACCCTCAGCATCGCCCCGCTGCTCGCCGAAGGCATCCGCCGCATTTCCGAAGAAAGCTCGGTGTCGAGTTTGTTCGACTAG
- a CDS encoding SDR family NAD(P)-dependent oxidoreductase: MEQKPTTLITGAGKRIGALIARHLAARGHDLVLHYHRSGEAAQALAVELRAMREAPQVTLVQANLEDTAALGALWAGLPPCTAIIHNASHYVRDRLADMTPASLRAHLAVNFEAPLLLTQGFMAQLPTGAAGHVVVLGDGYHGWTISPEFFSYAVSKHAWASVIDLLAAAVAPRARANVIALAPTLQNGDEAALFARLAERAPLQRVSAPDEVLATLDYLLASPGVTGQVLSLAGGVNLATVRPPVSGV; encoded by the coding sequence ATGGAACAGAAACCGACGACGCTTATTACGGGTGCGGGCAAGCGGATTGGGGCGCTGATCGCGCGGCATCTGGCGGCGCGCGGGCATGATCTGGTGCTGCATTACCATCGCTCCGGCGAGGCGGCGCAGGCCTTGGCGGTTGAACTGCGGGCGATGCGTGAGGCGCCGCAGGTGACGCTGGTGCAGGCCAATCTGGAGGACACCGCGGCGCTGGGCGCGCTGTGGGCGGGGTTGCCGCCCTGCACGGCGATTATCCATAACGCGTCGCATTATGTGCGCGACCGGCTGGCGGATATGACTCCGGCTTCGCTGCGCGCCCATCTGGCGGTGAATTTTGAAGCGCCGCTGCTGCTGACGCAGGGGTTTATGGCGCAGCTGCCGACTGGTGCGGCGGGCCATGTGGTGGTGCTGGGCGATGGCTATCATGGCTGGACCATCTCGCCGGAATTCTTCAGCTATGCGGTGAGCAAGCATGCCTGGGCAAGCGTGATCGACCTGCTGGCTGCTGCCGTGGCGCCGCGCGCGCGGGCCAATGTGATTGCGCTGGCGCCGACCTTGCAGAATGGCGACGAGGCGGCGTTGTTCGCGCGGCTGGCCGAGCGTGCGCCGCTGCAGCGGGTAAGTGCGCCGGATGAGGTGCTGGCAACGCTCGATTACCTGCTCGCCAGCCCCGGGGTGACGGGGCAGGTGCTGTCCCTCGCCGGGGGGGTGAACCTCGCCACGGTGCGGCCCCCTGTCTCTGGCGTATAA
- a CDS encoding type II toxin-antitoxin system death-on-curing family toxin: MTTPTTIEPRWIDERDVLTVHQRQLAEHGGLDGVRDLGLLQSALARPRHMFCYQPEVTLVDLAASYAFGIAKNHPFIDGNKRTAYVMARLFLLDNGRNITASREDKYHAMIALASGESDEQAFAAWLKKVSAPRG, from the coding sequence ATGACGACTCCCACCACCATCGAGCCCCGCTGGATCGACGAGCGCGACGTGCTGACCGTCCATCAACGCCAGCTCGCCGAGCATGGTGGCCTCGACGGCGTGCGCGACCTGGGATTGTTGCAATCCGCTCTCGCCCGCCCGCGTCACATGTTCTGCTACCAACCGGAAGTAACGCTGGTCGATCTTGCCGCATCGTACGCGTTCGGCATCGCCAAGAACCATCCGTTCATCGATGGCAACAAACGCACCGCGTATGTGATGGCCCGCCTGTTTTTGCTGGATAATGGCAGGAACATCACCGCCAGTCGCGAAGATAAATACCATGCCATGATCGCCCTCGCCAGCGGTGAATCCGACGAGCAGGCCTTCGCCGCCTGGCTGAAAAAAGTCAGCGCACCGCGCGGCTGA
- the greA gene encoding transcription elongation factor GreA, whose translation MEKIPMTQTGFTRLEKELKNLKSVERPAVIAAISEARAHGDLKENAEYHAAKEKQSFIEGRIQELEAVISRAEIIDVKALSGDSIKFGATVKIVDEETEEEITYQIVGDYEADIKRNLISTSAPIGRALIGKKLGSSVEVLTPKGARFYEVLSVAFVE comes from the coding sequence ATGGAAAAGATCCCGATGACCCAAACGGGTTTCACCCGTCTTGAGAAAGAACTGAAAAACCTGAAGTCCGTCGAGCGCCCCGCCGTCATCGCCGCCATCTCGGAAGCGCGCGCCCATGGCGATTTGAAAGAGAACGCCGAGTACCACGCCGCCAAGGAAAAGCAGAGCTTCATCGAAGGCCGCATCCAGGAGCTCGAAGCCGTCATCAGCCGCGCCGAGATCATCGACGTGAAAGCCCTTTCCGGCGACAGCATCAAATTCGGCGCCACCGTCAAAATCGTCGATGAGGAAACGGAAGAGGAAATCACCTACCAGATCGTCGGCGACTACGAGGCCGATATCAAACGCAACCTCATCTCCACCTCTGCCCCCATTGGCCGCGCCCTCATCGGCAAAAAGCTCGGCAGCAGCGTCGAAGTCCTCACCCCCAAAGGCGCGCGCTTCTACGAAGTGCTCAGCGTCGCATTCGTCGAGTGA
- the ychF gene encoding redox-regulated ATPase YchF has translation MGFNCGIVGLPNVGKSTLFNALLSQQAAEAANYPFCTIEPNVGRISVTDERQTKLAEIAKSAVIIPNQLEFVDIAGLVRGASKGEGLGNKFLAHIREVDAVMYVLRCFEDGDITHVEGSIDPLRDAEIIELELTIADLESLEKRVDASAKKAKGGDKDAQALVEIATPILALLREGKPAREYKPADREEMKRVRALQLLTSKPVMYILNVDEASAATGNELSAKAAAMAKAKGADAVIISAQIEAEMAGLSDAEKQEFLADLGLKETGLTNIVRTGFKLLDILTFFTIGPKEARAWTVRRGAAAPEAAGVIHTDFEKGFIRAETIAAADYIALGGEQGAKEAGKLRLEGKEYLVQDGDVFHFRFNV, from the coding sequence ATGGGCTTTAATTGTGGAATTGTGGGCTTGCCCAATGTTGGGAAATCGACCCTGTTCAACGCGCTGCTGAGCCAGCAGGCGGCAGAGGCGGCGAACTATCCGTTCTGCACCATCGAGCCCAATGTGGGCCGCATTTCGGTGACGGATGAGCGCCAGACCAAGCTGGCGGAAATCGCCAAATCGGCGGTGATTATTCCCAACCAGCTGGAGTTTGTAGACATTGCGGGCCTCGTGCGCGGGGCATCCAAAGGCGAGGGTCTGGGCAATAAATTCCTCGCCCATATCCGCGAGGTGGATGCGGTGATGTATGTGCTGCGCTGCTTTGAGGATGGCGATATTACCCATGTGGAAGGCAGCATCGACCCGCTGCGCGACGCGGAGATTATCGAGCTGGAGCTGACGATTGCCGATCTCGAAAGCCTTGAGAAACGGGTGGATGCGAGCGCGAAAAAAGCCAAAGGCGGCGACAAGGATGCGCAAGCGCTGGTGGAGATTGCGACGCCGATTCTGGCGCTGCTGCGCGAGGGTAAACCGGCGCGCGAATACAAGCCTGCCGACCGCGAGGAAATGAAGCGCGTCCGCGCGCTGCAGCTGCTGACCAGCAAACCGGTGATGTATATCCTCAATGTGGATGAAGCCTCGGCGGCGACCGGCAACGAGCTTTCCGCCAAAGCGGCGGCGATGGCGAAAGCCAAGGGCGCCGATGCGGTGATTATTTCAGCACAGATTGAGGCGGAGATGGCCGGGCTGAGCGACGCGGAGAAACAGGAATTCCTTGCCGATCTCGGCCTCAAGGAAACGGGGCTGACCAACATTGTGCGCACGGGGTTCAAGCTGCTTGATATTCTCACCTTCTTCACCATCGGGCCGAAAGAGGCGCGGGCATGGACGGTGCGCCGTGGTGCGGCCGCGCCGGAAGCGGCGGGCGTGATCCATACCGATTTCGAAAAAGGCTTCATCCGCGCGGAAACCATCGCGGCGGCGGATTATATTGCCCTTGGCGGCGAGCAGGGCGCGAAAGAAGCCGGAAAACTGCGCCTCGAAGGCAAGGAATACCTCGTGCAGGATGGCGACGTGTTCCATTTCCGGTTCAACGTTTAG
- a CDS encoding mitochondrial fission ELM1 family protein, producing the protein MTSIWGLVDDRTGHTGQVLGVIHKLKLPYALKRLEYNALAQLPSRLLGASLLAVNTARSAPLLPPYPALVIAAGRRTLPVLRHIKQQSPTTRTVYLMKPDSTRGIDLIAIPAHDKVAPAVNIITTLAPLHAVTPETLDAARAVWEPQFAHLPRPFVTVCLGGATKRGSYNAAQWREVIQRAILLAGQGSLLITTSRRTPKEAMDLCLPLLQSPHIFHRWDTGKDNPYLGMLACSDGIIVTGDSLSMCAEACVVGAPVFVYASDHVAPPKHRALHQALYDRGMARPLNNLARLDWQPLTPLDDVGYVAAEIQKRFPEIRA; encoded by the coding sequence ATGACCAGCATCTGGGGTTTGGTAGACGACCGCACCGGCCATACCGGCCAGGTGCTCGGTGTCATCCATAAGCTGAAGCTGCCCTATGCGCTGAAACGGCTTGAATATAACGCCCTCGCACAGCTGCCCTCCCGCCTGCTCGGCGCCTCGCTGCTGGCCGTCAACACGGCCCGCAGCGCACCGTTGCTGCCACCGTATCCGGCCCTCGTCATCGCCGCTGGCCGCCGCACCTTGCCGGTGCTGCGCCATATCAAGCAGCAGTCGCCCACCACCCGCACCGTCTACCTCATGAAGCCCGACAGTACCCGCGGCATCGACCTCATCGCCATCCCCGCGCACGACAAAGTCGCGCCCGCCGTCAACATCATCACCACCCTCGCCCCGCTGCACGCCGTCACCCCCGAGACGCTGGATGCCGCCCGCGCGGTCTGGGAGCCGCAATTTGCCCATCTGCCACGGCCCTTTGTCACCGTGTGCCTGGGTGGCGCCACCAAGCGCGGCAGCTACAACGCCGCCCAGTGGCGCGAAGTGATCCAGCGCGCCATCCTGCTCGCCGGGCAGGGCTCGCTGCTCATCACCACCAGCCGCCGCACCCCCAAGGAAGCGATGGATCTGTGCCTGCCGCTGCTGCAATCGCCGCACATCTTCCACCGCTGGGATACCGGCAAGGATAATCCCTATCTGGGCATGCTCGCCTGCAGCGATGGCATCATCGTCACCGGGGATTCACTGTCGATGTGTGCGGAAGCCTGTGTCGTCGGCGCGCCGGTGTTTGTGTATGCCAGCGACCATGTCGCCCCGCCCAAGCACCGCGCCCTACATCAGGCGCTGTATGACCGCGGCATGGCCCGGCCCCTCAACAACCTCGCCCGCCTCGACTGGCAGCCCCTCACCCCGCTGGATGATGTCGGGTATGTCGCCGCCGAAATCCAAAAACGTTTCCCCGAAATCCGCGCCTAG